Proteins encoded within one genomic window of Natator depressus isolate rNatDep1 chromosome 1, rNatDep2.hap1, whole genome shotgun sequence:
- the DYRK2 gene encoding dual specificity tyrosine-phosphorylation-regulated kinase 2 isoform X2, translating into MNEHLHVGSHGQIQVQQLFEDNSNKRTVLTTQPNGLAAVSKSGLSVVPDRQIDSAHRRQGSSSSLKSTDGTGKVKASFMIPEQAMKQYMQKLTTFEHHEIFSYPEIYFLGPNAKKRSGVIQGPNNSGYDDDQGSYVQVPHDHIAYRYEVLKVIGKGSFGQVVKAYDHKTHQHVALKMVRNEKRFHRQAAEEIRILEHLRKQDKDNNMNVIHMLENFIFRSHICMTFELLSMNLYELIKKNKFQGFSLPLVRKFAHSILQCLDALHKNRIIHCDLKPENILLKQQGRSGIKVIDFGSSCYEHQRVYTYIQSRFYRAPEVILGARYGMPIDMWSLGCILAELLTGYPLLPGEDEGDQLACMIELLGMPSQKLLDSSKRAKNFVSSKGYPRYCTITTLSDGSIILNGGRSRRGKLRGPPESREWGNALKGCDDPLFLDFLKQCLEWDPAIRMTPSQALRHPWLRRRLPKPPTGEKASAKRITESTGAITSISKLPPTSSSASKLRTNLAQMTDANGNIQQRTVLPKLVS; encoded by the coding sequence ATGAATGAGCACCTGCACGTTGGTAGCCACGGACAGATTCAGGTTCAACAGCTGTTTGAAGATAATAGCAACAAGAGGACAGTTCTAACAACACAACCAAATGGGCTCGCAGCAGTAAGCAAATCTGGATTGTCAGTGGTGCCGGACAGACAGATAGACAGTGCTCATAGACGACAGGGGAGCTCCAGTTCTTTAAAATCGACAGATGGGACAGGAAAGGTGAAAGCCTCCTTTATGATACCAGAGCAAGCAATGAAGCAATACATGCAAAAACTAACAACCTTTGAGCATCATGAAATTTTCAGTTACCCTGAAATATACTTTTTGGGTCCAAATGCAAAGAAGCGGTCAGGTGTGATTCAAGGTCCAAACAATAGTGGTTATGATGATGACCAGGGGTCTTACGTGCAAGTACCCCATGATCATATTGCATACAGGTATGAGGTCCTGAAAGTAATAGGGAAAGGAAGTTTTGGGCAAGTTGTGAAGGCTTATGATCACAAGACCCATCAACATGTGGCGTTAAAAATGGTGAGAAATGAAAAACGTTTCCACCGTCAAGCTGCAGAAGAAATTAGAATTCTGGAGCATCTAAGGAAACAGGATAAGGATAACAACATGAATGTTATTCACATGCTGGAAAACTTTATATTCCGCAGCCATATCTGCATGACATTTGAGTTGCTGAGCATGAACCTTTACGAGctaataaagaaaaacaaatttcagggcttcagcctgccATTAGTCCGCAAGTTTGCCCACTCAATTTTACAGTGCTTAGATGCTTTGCACAAGAATAGAATCATTCACTGTGACCTTAAACCAGAGAACATTCTGTTGAAGCAACAGGGTAGAAGTGGTATTAAAGTTATTGATTTTGGCTCTAGTTGTTATGAGCATCAACGTGTCTATACTTACATTCAGTCACGTTTCTACCGTGCTCCGGAAGTGATCCTGGGTGCTCGTTATGGGATGCCTATCGATATGTGGAGCTTGGGCTGCATTCTAGCGGAGCTTTTAACAGGTTACCCGCTCTTACCTGGAGAAGATGAAGGGGACCAACTGGCTTGTATGATAGAGCTACTGGGCATGCCGTCCCAAAAACTACTGGATTCATCCAAACGAGCCAAAAATTTTGTGAGCTCTAAAGGTTATCCCCGTTATTGTACCATTACCACATTGTCTGATGGTTCTATAATACTCAATGGTGGCCGCTCCCGAAGGGGAAAATTGCGTGGCCCACCGGAGAGCCGAGAGTGGGGGAACGCATTAAAGGGATGTGATGATCCCCTCTTCCTTGACTTCTTAAAACAGTGTTTAGAATGGGATCCTGCTATACGCATGACACCCAGCCAGGCTTTACGGCATCCCTGGCTTAGGAGACGTTTGCCAAAGCCTCCAACTGGAGAGAAGGCATCGGCAAAACGAATAACAGAAAGCACTGGTGCTATAACGTCAATTTCCAAGTTACCTCCAACATCAAGCTCGGCTTCAAAACTTAGGACTAATTTGGCACAGATGACAGATGCCAATGGGAATATTCAGCAGAGAACAGTGTTGCCAAAACTCGTTAGCTGA